One region of Parerythrobacter jejuensis genomic DNA includes:
- a CDS encoding DUF2141 domain-containing protein has product MAAALASTGSAAAQSHNVRVTVTDLRSGDGKVLACLTRKAKAFPNCDKDPDAISATVDAATTVTFTFRGVTPGEYAISLLHDENANGKADRTLMIPREGFGFSRDAKIRMGPPKFADAVFTVDQTTGVQRIRMRYLFR; this is encoded by the coding sequence GTGGCCGCTGCACTCGCTTCGACCGGTAGCGCCGCTGCGCAATCGCATAATGTCAGAGTGACCGTTACCGATCTGCGCTCAGGCGACGGAAAAGTGCTCGCCTGCCTGACCAGGAAGGCGAAAGCGTTTCCCAATTGCGACAAGGATCCCGACGCCATTTCGGCGACCGTGGATGCTGCCACCACGGTGACCTTCACGTTTCGCGGGGTCACACCCGGCGAATATGCAATCTCGCTGCTTCATGACGAGAATGCCAATGGCAAGGCCGACCGCACCTTGATGATCCCGCGCGAAGGCTTCGGCTTTTCCCGCGATGCGAAGATCCGCATGGGGCCGCCAAAATTCGCTGACGCGGTGTTTACAGTGGACCAGACAACCGGAGTTCAGCGCATCCGGATGCGTTACCTGTTCAGGTGA
- a CDS encoding sterol desaturase family protein, translating to MMMPILLSALAMTVIVALRYLLTSGGFAWLTTRVRPGYYAKLGSQMHSEIAWSLASTAIYGVPAGIIAWGWQNLGWTQVYSNWNTYPLWYLPVSILLYLLAHDTWFYWTHRWMHAPRPFKIAHAVHHASRPPTAWAAMSFHPIEALTGAVVIPALVFLIPIHVAMLGIVLTIMTIMGVTNHMGWELFPRWLVHSRVGNWLITASHHQLHHERYSCNYGLYFRIWDRICKTDRGLADAYQQ from the coding sequence ATGATGATGCCGATCCTCCTTTCCGCGCTGGCAATGACAGTGATCGTTGCGCTTCGCTATCTGCTGACCAGTGGTGGCTTTGCGTGGCTAACGACGCGGGTCCGGCCCGGATATTATGCGAAGCTTGGATCGCAGATGCACAGCGAGATTGCCTGGTCCCTTGCCTCGACTGCAATCTATGGCGTGCCTGCGGGCATCATCGCCTGGGGTTGGCAAAACCTGGGCTGGACGCAGGTCTATTCCAACTGGAATACCTATCCCCTGTGGTATCTTCCCGTCTCGATCCTGCTCTATTTGCTCGCGCATGACACGTGGTTTTACTGGACACATCGCTGGATGCACGCCCCGCGCCCGTTCAAAATCGCTCATGCCGTCCACCATGCGAGCCGGCCGCCAACGGCATGGGCAGCGATGAGTTTCCATCCGATCGAGGCGCTCACCGGTGCTGTCGTTATTCCCGCGCTGGTTTTCCTGATCCCCATCCATGTCGCGATGCTGGGCATCGTGCTGACGATCATGACCATCATGGGTGTCACCAACCATATGGGGTGGGAATTGTTTCCTCGCTGGCTTGTTCATTCCCGGGTAGGGAATTGGCTGATAACAGCGAGCCATCATCAGCTGCATCACGAACGATATAGCTGCAATTACGGGCTGTATTTCAGAATTTGGGACCGCATATGCAAAACCGACAGGGGCTTGGCCGATGCCTATCAGCAGTAA
- a CDS encoding MmcB family DNA repair protein produces the protein MSPTIAPPTQDPSPAEALAVDSAAVARGIMRLFARNNIWSLAEMPLKGGRRADLMGVDPKGQVVIVEIKVARADLLGDNKWPDYLDHCDRFYWGIAPHIDHSPLETDGYRPEDCGIIVADGYDAEIVRPAPTRPLAAARRKVEIERLSRAAMRRLTVLGDPHCEPWGLSD, from the coding sequence ATGTCGCCCACGATCGCTCCCCCCACCCAAGACCCATCCCCCGCCGAAGCGCTGGCAGTTGATTCTGCAGCGGTTGCGCGTGGGATCATGCGATTGTTCGCGCGCAACAACATTTGGTCTCTGGCAGAAATGCCGTTGAAGGGTGGCAGGCGCGCAGATCTGATGGGCGTCGACCCCAAGGGACAGGTCGTGATCGTAGAAATCAAAGTGGCGAGGGCCGATCTGCTCGGTGACAACAAGTGGCCCGACTATCTCGACCATTGCGACCGGTTCTACTGGGGCATCGCCCCCCATATCGATCATTCGCCCCTGGAAACAGACGGATATCGCCCCGAGGACTGCGGCATTATCGTCGCCGACGGGTATGACGCCGAAATCGTCCGCCCTGCTCCGACGCGGCCGCTTGCCGCTGCAAGGCGCAAAGTAGAAATCGAGCGCTTGTCGCGCGCGGCCATGCGGCGATTGACGGTTCTGGGTGATCCCCATTGTGAGCCCTGGGGCCTGAGCGATTAG
- a CDS encoding sulfotransferase, translating to MEPAANPFDLLSRSVIVTGTHYSMTTLTGALLATADEYHLLHEPLNPEPTLSYDSLRPPRWYEYYGTDRFEELAQALAVFLDRNSFPAQVLDRLSSVRTPQEVGQVARYCQRKMPFVLSARPAVLKDPFLAFSARTLQQELGMKVVLTLRHPAGFAESMIRKAGQFDFSDLASQHSLLETVPDEADEICRFAASNPPAIEQAALLWRVIYGFAARYLVPDARTMTVRQEDMVSNTQAAIDRLFAFAHAQPTPSTGRLVAKNLQAQSDDHAGGSYIRRDGAAATNKWRERLGADDIALLQEQTGELAARLGYNDFDWSH from the coding sequence ATGGAACCGGCCGCCAACCCTTTCGACCTGCTGAGCCGGTCGGTGATTGTGACCGGCACGCATTATTCCATGACCACGCTCACCGGCGCTCTTCTGGCCACCGCGGATGAGTACCATTTGCTGCACGAGCCGCTCAATCCCGAGCCAACTCTGAGCTACGACTCCCTGCGCCCGCCGCGGTGGTACGAGTATTACGGGACGGACCGGTTTGAAGAATTGGCGCAGGCACTGGCCGTTTTCCTCGACCGCAATTCCTTTCCCGCTCAGGTCCTTGATCGCTTGTCTAGCGTGCGGACGCCACAAGAGGTCGGGCAGGTGGCCCGGTACTGCCAGCGCAAGATGCCGTTCGTGTTGTCCGCGCGACCCGCCGTTCTCAAGGATCCGTTTCTCGCGTTCTCCGCGAGGACCCTGCAGCAAGAGCTCGGTATGAAAGTGGTGCTCACCCTTCGCCATCCAGCCGGGTTCGCGGAAAGCATGATCCGGAAAGCCGGCCAGTTTGATTTTTCCGACCTGGCGTCCCAGCACAGTCTGCTCGAAACCGTGCCGGACGAGGCTGATGAGATTTGCAGATTTGCCGCCTCCAACCCGCCGGCCATCGAACAGGCCGCACTGCTGTGGCGCGTCATCTATGGTTTCGCTGCCCGCTATCTCGTGCCCGATGCGCGCACAATGACGGTCCGGCAAGAGGATATGGTAAGCAACACACAAGCAGCCATTGATCGCCTGTTCGCCTTCGCCCATGCGCAGCCTACTCCATCAACCGGACGTTTGGTGGCGAAGAATCTCCAGGCTCAATCAGACGATCACGCGGGTGGTTCCTATATCCGCCGCGATGGCGCTGCCGCGACTAACAAATGGCGCGAAAGGCTCGGCGCCGATGATATTGCCCTCCTGCAAGAGCAGACAGGCGAACTGGCGGCGCGCCTGGGATACAACGATTTCGACTGGTCGCATTAG
- a CDS encoding ATP-binding protein has product MSSQSKSAVRLDQVGKKTDEISVEISTRFLEHFSEQLYSSPQKAFEELISNGWDAGASNVDVRVSSDLYSPAATLSVLDNGVSMNEGGLKALWHIAFSAKETQSVAYGRPVIGKFGIGKLATYVLANKLTYFCKASDGKIRRVTMDYGQVQNEGSEDKLVSQLGLDIFEVTETELRAVVSEISDGEEILKLIEDGIPAPELEEDDDEFGAGETSFDRPPSGTWTLAILSDLKPSGRELKIGILRRMLSTALPFGSEMAISLNGEFLRSSKMDSPVLREWVIGPDLEFSEVRLVKKNAATDDEDENNDSEAHEDATEVIPVTFHSSPEPHAIIDGIGKITGTVRLFEDKISTGKSETRGASNGFHVNVLGRVVNQSDPSFGEENLSHAAWARFRMAVRADGLNTSLITNREQFKETRQIAIFRAFLRRTFNLVRTKYDSDPDAGLSDGGDLLVKALGVISLNPLRSIVSDTLANSAAIPEMFDERDLTDRTAANERWRSQTAEDISNALGEVRYEATGDDEFVKFRISDSAVVVNNKHPFVLEHSKKAEKELIRTFAMVNLLTDVYALEQGVDADVLKGVRDYRDKLLRYRARQTRRSGHHIASLLLATQNDHKNHKRLEAVVTDALSYLGFDVTPLGKPGEPEGYADAFPYPTRVAPTANNPNPPAYRVTYDAKSAKGEASKTGNLSLDGVNEHKERYNAQYALVVAPGFQDGAVITRCGQLQITPIVAKDLGRLLEFTAKYGAIPLTKLEELFKLYDPSMVSDWVDHLEDSLQSDNRLTLDTFLESIQRLRKEVPDALSASLIAHICRRELGAKEVQDRDVVSLAKGLAVIVPDLVGTDEDKVIINASADRVAEAVNVQLESLSKAADAGK; this is encoded by the coding sequence GTGAGTTCACAAAGCAAAAGCGCAGTTCGACTTGATCAAGTTGGCAAGAAGACTGACGAAATTTCTGTTGAGATAAGCACTCGTTTCTTGGAGCACTTTAGTGAGCAACTCTATAGCTCACCGCAAAAAGCCTTCGAGGAATTGATCTCTAACGGGTGGGACGCGGGCGCATCGAACGTCGATGTCAGGGTGTCATCTGACCTATACTCGCCAGCGGCAACCCTGAGCGTTCTGGATAATGGCGTCTCAATGAACGAGGGGGGGCTTAAGGCCCTGTGGCATATCGCCTTCTCTGCAAAAGAAACACAAAGTGTGGCCTATGGGCGGCCGGTTATCGGGAAGTTCGGCATCGGCAAACTGGCCACCTACGTCCTAGCCAACAAACTAACTTATTTCTGCAAGGCAAGTGACGGCAAGATCCGTCGCGTCACGATGGACTATGGGCAAGTCCAGAATGAAGGCAGCGAGGACAAGCTGGTTAGTCAGCTCGGCCTTGACATCTTTGAAGTGACCGAGACGGAGCTCAGGGCGGTTGTGTCTGAGATCTCAGACGGCGAAGAGATCCTCAAGTTGATTGAGGACGGCATTCCCGCGCCGGAGCTTGAGGAAGATGATGATGAGTTTGGGGCTGGCGAAACTTCATTCGATCGCCCGCCAAGTGGTACCTGGACTCTAGCTATCCTTTCGGATCTCAAACCCTCTGGCCGAGAGTTGAAGATTGGCATTCTTAGGCGAATGCTGTCGACTGCACTCCCATTTGGTTCGGAAATGGCAATCTCATTGAATGGTGAATTTCTGCGCTCATCAAAGATGGATAGCCCTGTCCTGCGGGAATGGGTCATCGGGCCAGACCTCGAATTTTCTGAGGTTCGGCTTGTTAAGAAGAACGCCGCAACCGACGATGAAGACGAGAACAACGACAGTGAGGCCCATGAGGACGCAACCGAAGTGATCCCAGTGACGTTCCATTCGTCGCCTGAACCTCATGCTATAATTGACGGTATCGGCAAAATAACTGGCACAGTTCGGCTGTTCGAAGACAAAATAAGCACCGGCAAGAGTGAGACGAGAGGTGCTTCGAATGGCTTCCATGTGAATGTTCTTGGCCGTGTCGTGAACCAAAGCGATCCAAGTTTTGGAGAGGAAAACCTCAGCCATGCTGCTTGGGCACGATTCAGAATGGCAGTCCGGGCGGATGGCCTGAACACCAGTCTGATCACAAACCGAGAACAGTTCAAAGAAACGCGACAAATCGCCATCTTTCGTGCGTTCCTCCGACGCACATTCAATCTAGTCCGAACGAAGTACGATTCAGACCCGGACGCTGGCTTGTCAGATGGCGGTGACTTGCTTGTCAAAGCTCTCGGGGTGATCTCGCTAAATCCCCTCAGATCAATCGTCTCGGACACTCTCGCAAACTCTGCTGCAATCCCAGAGATGTTTGATGAAAGAGACTTGACCGACCGCACCGCTGCCAACGAGCGGTGGCGGTCGCAGACCGCCGAAGACATCAGCAATGCGCTTGGCGAAGTGAGGTATGAGGCGACTGGTGACGACGAGTTCGTCAAGTTTCGCATCAGCGACAGCGCTGTTGTCGTGAATAACAAGCACCCATTCGTGCTTGAGCATAGCAAGAAGGCAGAAAAAGAACTCATTCGCACCTTTGCAATGGTCAATTTGTTGACCGATGTTTACGCTCTGGAGCAGGGAGTTGATGCGGACGTGCTCAAGGGCGTGCGCGATTACCGTGATAAGCTCCTTCGGTACCGTGCTAGACAAACGCGGAGATCAGGCCACCATATCGCTTCGCTGCTTCTTGCAACGCAGAACGATCACAAAAATCACAAACGCTTGGAAGCAGTCGTAACAGATGCCCTCAGTTACCTGGGATTTGACGTGACGCCGCTTGGTAAGCCGGGTGAGCCAGAAGGGTATGCAGATGCGTTTCCGTATCCCACAAGAGTGGCGCCGACAGCCAATAACCCAAACCCGCCCGCGTATCGGGTGACTTATGATGCCAAGAGCGCGAAGGGCGAAGCCTCTAAGACTGGCAATCTGAGCCTTGACGGAGTGAACGAGCACAAGGAGCGCTATAATGCACAGTATGCGCTGGTTGTCGCTCCGGGCTTTCAAGACGGAGCCGTTATCACTCGCTGCGGCCAACTTCAGATCACTCCAATTGTCGCCAAGGACCTTGGGCGGCTTCTTGAGTTTACGGCCAAGTACGGAGCGATACCGCTTACCAAGCTTGAGGAGTTGTTCAAACTATACGACCCAAGCATGGTTTCCGATTGGGTCGATCATCTCGAAGACAGTTTACAGAGTGACAACAGATTGACTCTTGATACTTTTCTTGAATCGATCCAGCGGCTGCGTAAGGAAGTGCCCGATGCACTGTCGGCGTCACTCATCGCACATATATGCAGGCGTGAGCTGGGGGCAAAGGAAGTCCAAGACCGGGACGTAGTTTCGCTGGCGAAGGGTCTTGCTGTTATCGTTCCGGACTTGGTTGGAACCGATGAAGACAAGGTCATCATCAATGCCAGCGCAGACCGAGTGGCCGAAGCGGTGAATGTTCAACTTGAAAGTCTCAGCAAAGCAGCCGATGCAGGGAAATGA
- a CDS encoding helix-turn-helix domain-containing protein encodes MSQLLTVAEFKDRYSISHSAFYREVAAKRIPIRKIGRSTRIAVADAEAWAASLPSSTN; translated from the coding sequence ATGAGCCAACTATTGACCGTGGCGGAATTCAAGGACCGCTACAGCATCAGCCATTCCGCGTTCTACCGCGAGGTGGCAGCCAAGCGCATCCCTATCCGTAAGATCGGACGCTCCACGCGCATCGCGGTCGCCGACGCAGAAGCGTGGGCGGCAAGCCTTCCAAGTTCCACCAACTAA
- a CDS encoding tyrosine-type recombinase/integrase yields MREQVVALDLSKVGNRERLKVQREPHWQRLRAGCFLGFRPSKRGGKGTWIARVYDEDASRYQVKSLGDFGTLPGNAMFAAAKMEAEKLAELVESGGEIRAKIETVADACREYAKDRPEAEQRFKRYVYEDAIAKVKLDKLRRRHVKEWRERLEAQPALVSRRKKGDPVERERAPSTVNRDMAVLRAALSKVLSPGAPNSEAAWQEALKAIPNANGRRTLYLDRKQRKKLIESTDAEAAPFVRALCLLPLRPGAMAALTAGDFDKRTAELTIGKDKTGKPRRIQLPQEAAQLLAKQAKNKLPGAPLFMRANGKAWDKDSWKRPIATAVTAAELPADATAYTLRHSTITDLVSAGLPLLTIAQISGTSAEMIERHYGHLASDAAVKALGELAL; encoded by the coding sequence ATGAGGGAACAGGTAGTGGCATTGGACCTGAGCAAAGTCGGCAACCGGGAGCGGTTGAAAGTGCAACGCGAGCCGCACTGGCAAAGGTTGCGCGCCGGATGCTTCCTTGGCTTCAGGCCCTCCAAGCGCGGGGGCAAGGGCACATGGATTGCCCGCGTCTATGACGAGGATGCCAGCCGCTATCAGGTGAAGTCGCTTGGCGATTTCGGCACGCTGCCCGGCAACGCGATGTTCGCAGCAGCCAAGATGGAAGCAGAGAAGCTTGCCGAGCTTGTGGAATCGGGCGGAGAAATCCGCGCAAAGATCGAAACCGTTGCCGATGCCTGCCGTGAGTATGCCAAGGACCGCCCGGAAGCCGAGCAGCGCTTCAAGCGCTACGTCTATGAGGATGCAATCGCCAAGGTGAAGCTGGACAAGCTGCGCCGCCGTCACGTCAAGGAATGGCGCGAGCGGCTGGAAGCACAACCTGCATTGGTGAGCCGACGCAAGAAGGGCGATCCGGTCGAGCGCGAGCGGGCACCATCCACCGTCAATCGGGACATGGCCGTACTACGAGCGGCTTTGAGCAAGGTTCTGTCACCCGGCGCACCGAATAGCGAAGCGGCATGGCAGGAAGCCTTGAAGGCCATTCCCAACGCCAACGGACGCCGCACGCTCTATCTGGACCGCAAGCAGCGCAAGAAACTGATCGAGAGCACCGATGCAGAGGCAGCGCCGTTTGTCCGCGCCTTGTGCCTCTTGCCGCTTCGTCCCGGAGCTATGGCGGCGCTCACCGCTGGCGACTTCGACAAGCGCACGGCGGAACTCACCATCGGCAAGGACAAGACCGGGAAACCGCGCCGCATTCAGTTGCCGCAGGAGGCAGCGCAACTGCTCGCCAAGCAGGCCAAGAACAAGCTGCCAGGCGCTCCGCTCTTCATGCGCGCTAACGGCAAGGCATGGGACAAGGATAGCTGGAAACGGCCCATTGCAACCGCCGTAACTGCTGCCGAGCTACCAGCCGATGCCACTGCCTACACCTTGCGCCATAGCACCATAACGGACCTTGTGAGCGCGGGATTGCCGCTACTCACTATTGCGCAAATTTCGGGCACGAGCGCCGAGATGATCGAGCGCCACTACGGGCACCTAGCCAGCGATGCGGCGGTGAAGGCGCTTGGGGAACTTGCGCTGTGA
- a CDS encoding long-chain-fatty-acid--CoA ligase — MATTLHPQTFGEALAAHAQERPDQIALRFGDRVTDYAAFDRHADQIANGLAAKGYSKGDRIAYLGKNSDHAVELALGCARGGYVFVPVIWRLAAPEVDFITKDAGATILFVEEGFESVPFDGQKIVMEREFEAWRDAQSDSGVATQVTAQDPFLQLYTSGTTGMPKGVVLSHYNGTAMRPILQENDIYWYNADPGDTMILAMPYGHIAGVGSAAGAALAGQELIVHAEFDPALTIKDIRDYRVKWIFLVPAAIRVLLSHPDANDADFSSIKGLTYGASPIPLDLLKEGVERLGCEFAQLYGMTETYGTVVSLPPDDHRPGRERVMRSAGKPLPGVEIQIVDESLTPVPTGEIGEVLIKSPTTMLEYWNRPEENAKTLTGDGWLRTGDAGIVDEEGYLYIQDRIKDMIISGGENVYPAEVESALFGHDEVADVAVIGVPDEKWGETVKAVVVAKPGCTPSEDSIIGHARERIAGFKCPKSVDFIEALPRNPSGKILRRELRAPYWEGKERAVN, encoded by the coding sequence ATGGCGACCACCCTTCACCCGCAAACGTTCGGAGAAGCCCTCGCAGCGCATGCCCAGGAACGGCCCGACCAGATCGCCTTGCGGTTTGGAGACCGGGTGACCGACTACGCCGCGTTTGATCGCCATGCCGACCAGATCGCCAATGGACTGGCGGCCAAAGGATACTCCAAGGGCGACCGGATCGCCTATCTGGGCAAGAACAGCGATCACGCAGTGGAGCTTGCGTTGGGCTGCGCACGGGGCGGCTATGTCTTTGTGCCTGTGATCTGGCGCCTGGCAGCACCAGAGGTCGACTTTATCACCAAAGATGCTGGCGCCACGATCTTGTTCGTCGAGGAAGGGTTCGAAAGCGTCCCCTTCGACGGCCAGAAAATCGTGATGGAACGCGAGTTCGAAGCTTGGCGCGATGCCCAATCCGACAGCGGCGTCGCCACTCAGGTAACTGCACAAGATCCGTTCTTGCAGCTGTATACATCAGGCACCACCGGCATGCCGAAAGGCGTTGTCCTGAGCCACTATAATGGCACGGCGATGCGGCCCATCCTGCAAGAGAACGACATCTACTGGTACAATGCCGATCCGGGCGACACGATGATCCTTGCCATGCCGTATGGCCACATCGCTGGCGTCGGCTCGGCTGCCGGGGCGGCTCTCGCGGGCCAGGAACTGATCGTCCACGCCGAATTCGATCCAGCTCTGACGATCAAGGATATCCGCGACTACCGCGTCAAATGGATATTCCTCGTGCCTGCTGCCATCCGCGTGCTGCTATCGCATCCCGACGCCAATGACGCCGACTTCTCTTCGATCAAGGGGCTGACCTATGGTGCGAGCCCGATCCCGCTCGACCTTCTCAAAGAAGGTGTCGAGCGGCTCGGCTGCGAATTTGCCCAGCTCTATGGAATGACCGAAACCTATGGCACAGTGGTCAGTCTCCCGCCGGACGATCATCGCCCGGGCCGTGAGAGAGTCATGCGCAGTGCCGGCAAGCCCCTGCCAGGCGTAGAAATCCAGATCGTCGACGAGAGTTTGACGCCAGTGCCGACAGGCGAAATCGGCGAAGTGCTGATCAAGAGCCCGACCACCATGCTCGAATACTGGAACCGGCCGGAAGAGAACGCCAAGACGCTGACCGGCGATGGCTGGTTGCGTACCGGTGACGCCGGGATCGTGGATGAGGAAGGCTATCTCTACATCCAGGACCGGATCAAGGACATGATTATCTCCGGCGGCGAGAACGTCTATCCGGCAGAAGTCGAAAGCGCCCTGTTCGGGCATGATGAAGTTGCCGATGTTGCCGTGATTGGCGTTCCTGACGAAAAGTGGGGCGAGACCGTCAAGGCCGTCGTCGTCGCGAAGCCAGGTTGCACCCCAAGCGAAGACAGCATCATCGGCCATGCCCGGGAACGGATTGCCGGTTTCAAATGCCCGAAATCGGTTGATTTCATCGAAGCCCTTCCACGCAATCCGTCCGGCAAAATCCTGCGCCGTGAATTGCGTGCACCGTATTGGGAAGGAAAAGAGAGGGCGGTAAATTAG
- a CDS encoding diacylglycerol/lipid kinase family protein, producing MSEQAPIKLSEMPGLPVTGVLYNPRSHRNRDRQVVEPDYPVIRVEQPQRRRDLKAAMQRFVDSGVELLVINGGDGTVRDALTGGAMVFGDKWPDIAVLPRGKTNALTIDLEMPKSWSLEEAIIAHRDGTRVQRQPMMLRPMDGQELTRLGFVLGAGMFMAAIDSGQDAHRFGAFDGLAVAVTTVWGVAQLLFGTNANPWRRGAEARIMLGEDMKELPRSKLGDPAARALIFMSTMTKFPAGIRPFGDAGGPIRLAVIDTMRRRVVAQAPWLLSGKHLGDMDKLGLHQVGTDRIELDLGDRFILDGEVFAPGRYCVTPGPMLNFVVP from the coding sequence ATGAGCGAGCAGGCGCCCATCAAATTGTCCGAAATGCCCGGCCTCCCGGTCACGGGGGTGCTGTACAATCCGCGCAGCCACCGCAATCGTGACCGTCAGGTGGTTGAACCGGATTACCCAGTCATCCGTGTGGAGCAGCCCCAGCGCCGCCGCGATCTCAAGGCTGCGATGCAGCGCTTCGTCGACAGCGGAGTGGAGCTTCTGGTCATCAACGGTGGTGACGGGACTGTGCGCGATGCCCTGACCGGCGGGGCAATGGTATTTGGCGACAAATGGCCTGACATCGCTGTCTTGCCGCGCGGCAAGACCAACGCACTGACGATCGATCTTGAAATGCCCAAGAGCTGGTCGCTGGAAGAAGCGATCATCGCGCATCGGGACGGCACGCGCGTGCAGCGCCAGCCGATGATGTTGCGCCCGATGGATGGCCAGGAACTAACCCGGCTGGGCTTTGTGCTCGGTGCAGGGATGTTCATGGCCGCTATCGATTCCGGCCAGGACGCGCATCGTTTCGGTGCGTTTGATGGACTCGCGGTTGCCGTGACAACGGTCTGGGGCGTGGCCCAATTGCTGTTCGGGACCAACGCAAATCCATGGCGGCGCGGCGCGGAGGCGCGGATCATGCTTGGCGAGGACATGAAGGAACTGCCGCGTTCGAAACTCGGAGATCCGGCAGCACGGGCCCTGATCTTCATGTCGACAATGACCAAGTTTCCGGCCGGGATTAGGCCTTTCGGGGATGCAGGCGGGCCCATCCGGCTCGCAGTCATCGATACCATGCGCAGGCGCGTCGTTGCGCAAGCGCCCTGGCTTCTTAGTGGCAAGCATCTGGGCGACATGGATAAGCTTGGATTGCACCAGGTAGGCACCGACCGTATCGAGCTCGATCTGGGCGATCGCTTTATCCTCGATGGTGAAGTGTTCGCGCCCGGTCGATACTGTGTCACGCCAGGTCCGATGCTCAATTTCGTGGTGCCATGA
- a CDS encoding DUF2141 domain-containing protein, whose product MTHFTKAFSAAALLALAVSGIAAPAHAQYRQKIGNDMSKCHSGAGPSVLVTIDGVRSSTGSVRVQSYRGTKADWLEKGRWINRIEAPARAGTMTFCMPVPRNGIYGIAVRHDANGNGSTDIRQDGGAMSNNPSINIFNLGKPSYKKTRISVGPGVKSIRVRMRYFG is encoded by the coding sequence ATGACACATTTCACCAAGGCATTTTCCGCCGCCGCTCTGCTCGCGCTCGCCGTATCCGGTATCGCGGCGCCGGCGCATGCCCAATATCGCCAGAAAATCGGCAACGACATGTCCAAGTGCCATTCGGGTGCCGGGCCATCGGTGCTCGTCACGATTGACGGTGTTCGGTCGTCAACCGGTTCTGTACGCGTACAATCCTATCGCGGAACCAAGGCTGACTGGCTTGAAAAGGGGCGTTGGATCAACCGTATCGAAGCTCCGGCGCGTGCTGGCACGATGACCTTTTGCATGCCTGTACCCCGGAATGGCATCTACGGCATCGCCGTACGCCATGATGCCAACGGCAATGGCAGCACCGATATCCGCCAAGATGGTGGTGCGATGTCGAACAACCCTTCGATCAACATCTTCAACCTTGGCAAGCCGAGTTACAAAAAGACCCGTATTTCGGTGGGGCCAGGGGTAAAGTCGATCCGGGTACGGATGCGCTATTTCGGATAA